AccgaaaatattattgcatactaTTATGCAAATCGTATGCAACTAAGTATATGATCATTCACAGAATCGCTGCATTGCACAGTATGATTTTTACAAactttgctgttttggataacatatataataattacaGATGCATAAGTACATTGtaccagtgtgggtactcaagGATATTTGCACTCACGCTTGTGGtgtttctgctgcactttcatcCACTATACTCCTGAAAGTATGCCCACAGTGAACACTACAAGgcctcatgcaaataccccccatccccaccccccacccctgTATATCGATCCGCACGAATGCACTCATCTATAATGGGGTGCTGTCATTAgtactcaaaacaatcattattaCCAGGCCAAGAAATTAACAATTTCTCAAAAAGGCTTTCTCTGCATTCAAAAttaaacatataaaaaaattcTAATAGATAAGTTATATTTTGTGTACTTTTGACATCATTTGAATGACTGACAATAATCTGGAGAAAGTGAGTCTCCTGGAATATCACATCATTTTTTTGTATccaattaattattttttcttgttgGCCTTTTCTGttttatcattgtcatcatcttCATTGTCATCATCGTCACTAAATTTGAAATCATCATCTTTCCCCATTGTCTCTTCTTCATCACCATCTTCATCGCTGAATTTGAAATCGTCggtgtcatcatcatcatcatcattaaatTCGTCTTTTGCCTGTAATAATAAATCAATAGATACTTGTTCATCAGGGTTAATAAAaatcaaaaaagaaaacatggcCAACTTGGCATAATCCATATCTCATTCTTGCTTGTCAAGATCAAGCAAACACATCGGTGTTATTTCACGAGTTGTAGTGAAAGTCTCTACAGAACGGTAAATATAGATTTAACTTCTGCGaacctcatcatcatcatcatcaccatcatcactatCACCAGCTACAGAATCTTCATCACTGTCAATGTCATCTGGGTCCTCTTTCTCATCAGCTGCCCCATCAGTTTGTTCAAGGGGGATAACATCATCTGATACAAGAAAAGAATTTATTATTACTACTTTGTGTAACATATTGCCAATTATCACGTCAAAATGTGAAGACAATAAATTTGCCGTCTAATGGAAATAGTATTAACTCACCCATATCTTTGTATGTTGATGACTTGTCTGTTGATATTTTTAGTTTTTCACAACCAGGTCCACTGAGCGTGAAGGTTACAACAGATCCAATGCTATTGGCTGATACAACAATTACGTCACCATTTGAGACAAGTCGGATATCATTTGTCTGTTGGGGGAAAGCagtaaaaacaaagtaaatcaCTCAAAATGGTGATGAAGTTCATTTTCGGACCTTTTAATTTTCTATTGCTGTCTGTTTTttggtacatttttttattattattattattttatttatactcgGTTTAAAAAGTAGCACAAATGTGCTAATACATCCGAgatgtaaaatattaataaaaaactACAGTAAAACCGTCAtgaagataaaatatacaacaCATTAATAACTTATgtaccaaacaaaacaaaccaacaacaaagaCTCAAAAGACACATTCAACATTAAAACCTAGAGCTGATATataaaatgatggaaatcaCATTGCGTATTAAGTCGTCCAACAACACTAAATTACAAGTAAAACATCGGTTGAGAGACATTGCCTTGCTTTATTTTGCGTTTAAAAGACGCTAGATTATCAGCCATCCTTAGATCATTACTCAGTTTGTTCCAAATTACTGGTGCCTGATACGAAAAAGAGTGCAAGCCGTATTTGGTGGTATGAACTCTTGGaattttcaatatgttatcCCCCCTTAAATTTTGAGTAGTAGCCCTAGGTGTGAGCATGTCAGTGATGTAAATAGGAGCGGTACCTGTTAATGCTTTAAAAACtattcatttacaaattaatagtactgtacatattcatttacaaattaatagtactgtacatattcatttacaaattaataGTACGGCACTGTACTACACTGACCTCTTCCAAAGTGAAACCTGCAATTCTTTCACCCTTCTCTAAATCCCATAAAatgaattctctttcttgagaGCTTTGTGTATGCGACACAAGACGACGTTCATCTTCGGTCACCAACATAGAGTCTATTTCAAGACTGCGATGACCAGGCAGTTGAATCAATGGTTTTCCTGTAATGAATTAACACACCAAATTGTTATTGCaaagtaattataataatgtcatGTGCTTACATCATCTCAAAATAGGTGTGAGAACATCGTGTTCTTTAATTAGCTCTCAAAGGAATGCTTATGTTttggttctgtctgtctgtctgtttgtttgtctgtctgtctgtgtgtagaTCTGTGTCATAGTAATCTCAAGAAACATAGACTCATATTTGAATTTGGCACACAGTATAATTCTATGTCGTATAATACCATTATTATAGAGCTGATTCGTTTTTGAATGCTAATCatccaaatttgcatattattcaAAATTTGCCGTTTTTTTTGTATCAAAAGAATATTTGATTATATATGAAGCTAATACTTGACATAATAGTAACACTCTGATGGCCTTCTAACTTTGACACTCACAACAATCTGTGTTCCCACTTCTATAGATATTATTGTTTCTATACTCCCTGGTAAATGTTCATATATAGTCAATCACTGTGATAAGTTGATATAATTTCTTTATATTGAGTTCCTGGTGATTATTTGGCAGTATTCTTAGAATTATTCCAATATGTTGCATGTCTTTCCAAACACAAGGTTTGTCATTAGTTATGAGACTTCCAAGTGTCGGCAAAGTGTGACaacaaatttatttatattgtacaccttcaaatgaaaatccatCTGTGTTCAATGGTAAACCATAGTACTGAAATTAAACTTCTGTTATAAACATAGACTTGAAATctgtacctgaaattttcaactcAACACTTCCGTCTTTGTCAAAAGATGAACCCACTAATTTCATGTGATCTTAGGGACATGTGATCTAATATGGGGTCATAGGTCACAGGTGTATATCACGTACCCTCTGCTTCTgtttgttttcaagtttgtgtttggaacaaatgtttaattttgataCTAATATTGTACATGAACATGGTAACCATGGAATAGTAATATGACATATACTAACCTGTTGATAGACTCCACAACCATATTTCCTTTGAATCATCCCAATAACTGGTGAGGAGTTTATCTGATCCAACAGCAAGCACTTTATTGGCCTCTCCAGCTGCATCATGGCTTAGTTTGTGCATGTATGTGCCTAAAATCATAAATGACAAAATGGACCAGTTTCATTTCAGTTCACTTATTGTAATTTGTGCCAATTTTTACTTACTACTTACTTACTAATTACTCATTTACTTACTagttacctacttaccaccaccaccaccacctccaccaccaccaccaccaccgccaccaccaccaccaagtacttacttacttacttacttacttacttacttatctACTAAATACATACTAACCACTCACTCACTTCCTAACTACATCTGTACTAACTTACTTACTAACTTACCATCAACTAACTACTTACTAACTTATCCATACTACTTACTAACTACTTACTCATCTACTACAATACATAACAACCACTTACTCACTACCTACTTACTTTGTTAATTACTTACTTACCACTGATTACTTACTAActacttactcactcactcactcactcactcactcactcactcactcactcactcactcactcactcactcactcactcactcactcactcactcactcactcactaactacTTACTCATTACTTAGTACTTATTGCTAACTAACTACTTTGTACTTACTACTTACTTACTCATTACTAACTACTTTGTACTTATTACTAACTCATTACTTACTAACTACTAAGTACTAACTACTTACTTACTCAATACTTGCTAACTACTTAGTACTTACTCATTACTTACTAACTACTCAGTAGTTCCTTACTACCTACTCATTACCTACTAACTGATCAGTACTAACTACTTACTACTTACTCATTCCTTACTAACTACTTAGTACTTACTACCTACTCATTACTTACTAACTACTTACTCACTATTTAGTCCTTactactatgacagaaccccatgacatgcaagtgtggtgtacttggcATCaatacttgcagtgttctctgcactcacactttcatgagtgtagcgaatgaaagtgcagcagaaaacactgcaagcacaagttaCTCATTACTTACTACCTCCTTAGTAATTACTACTTATTCATACTACTTCTTAGTACTTACTTACTGGCTGACTGACTACTTTTTATTACctaattactacatgtactacttggtcaGCTATTTATTCATTACCTTCTTCTTACTAGCTTACTTGAAACTCAGTATTGTTAGTAAGCTAGTAAGTAAGTAGTTAATAAGTAAACACAGCATTAGAATAGGTTTTACCTGCATCAAGATTCCATACGATGGGACAAGTCTTGAAATTGCTTTCATACAGTGTACAACAGAAGAAGTGCTCATCACTCGATACGTCTGATTCCGACAGATCAATTGTGGGTTGTTCATCCTTTTTCCGTCCCGTTTCTACTGGTAGTTGCATAACATGGCGTAGTTTTCTCTTAGTAATATCCCAAACATACAACATCTGTTCTTCATCTTCACGTACAGTCACAGCTACACAGCCCTTACCATCAGATTTGACTTTCAGATCGCTCACGTTTTTAGACTCTTTGGTTGATTTATTTTCCTCGTGTTTGAGAAGTGTAATAACGTCTCCTGTGCTTATGTTGTACAGTTTCAGATTTCGGTTGTGTCGCGTTCCTGTGATCACTTCTTTCTTGTTATTGACGATGTATGCTGAAATACCGTAGGATGTCTTTCCCTTGAAAACCCTTATTATCTTACCACTGGTGTAGTTCACTAGTTTCAAGCGACGATTCTCGTTAAGTATTGCAAGTTCCTTGTTTAAGATATGCCAAGTACTTGACTTTGTTCTTGGTGGTTCATCCAGTCTCTGTAGTGGTTTTTGAAGGTTACAATCCCAGACTGTGTACGAATGACTCTTATCCTGTTTGGTGTGCATAAAAACATGTCTCTTATCATCAGGAATGTTCCAAAGGTCTACAATCGCTTCCTGGTCTTCCTTCAATTTCTCAGCTCCAGATTTCTTTCCTTTCTTTGCAGATTTCTTTTCCATGGGTTTATCTGACTTCATCTCTTTACCTTTATCACCTTTGTGAAACTTCCAATCTCTCCGTTCAATATCTTTGATGGAATCAGACTTGCTGTTGTCCCAAATACGAATAAGGTAATCAACTCCTGCAGTGATCACGATCTGTCCATCGACGGTAACCACCTTTTCGACAGAATTTGGATGTTCCAACCCATATGATCTCTCCCCCTTCTCTAGatcccacatacatacattaccaCTGTTAGGAAATAGTAAATATCGGTCATCTGGTGTGATAATGAAGCCTTCGCTCATGTCATCCTTGTTGCCCTCGAAAGTCTTCAGCAATTCCAGAGACTTAGCATCATAGATTTTCAAGTGGTTGTCCATGTAATTGGAAACTATAATGCGCTCATCTCCAGTGATAGCAAGGGCACCAATAGATGTTCTATCTTCATCACCATATTCATCAATCTTGACATCGGGATAAACATCTACAAAATCAGCTTTTCTATCTTTGTTGGACAGATCTATGACGGACAACATACTAGACCTTTTGTCTAACATTTCATTATAGTATGCAACTATATTTCCCTTCGccactatacatacatcttcATAATACTCCCTGAGGAGTTTAAGATCTAAAATTCTTCTGAGCTGTTCGCCAGTCAATACCTCAAATGTGAGGACCTTGCGATGACATGGAACCACGATCTGGTCTTTCTTCACCCCTGCAACAGCAAAAGGGATGCCACTAGAGGTATCTGGTTCTTCTCCGTATGGCTCCAGTTCATGTACCTTAGCAAGTGTATCTGTTCTGAAAACCATTATGGTGGATTCTAGCGACACTGCGAAATGTCTGTCTTCATTGCAAAATTTCACCATTTTGATATCGGTCTCAGTTTCTACATGTTTGATGAGAAATCCACTGTCAGAGTCCCatagtctgaatgacttagcATCATCACCTGGgttatcaaaacaaataataataattcaaaataacaaaatgaatgaTTGTCACAATACATATCAAACACTCTAGAAATGTTCACTAAAACAGCTCCAGATAAACAAACAGTAATGCCAAtgacactgtagcacaactgtagagtCTAGGCAATATTCATATGATTTGACAATGTAATTTCAGAGGTTTTGATTggtaatacatacattattctGTCTTGGCAAATTGATACATTATTCCTGTTAATAAAATTCTTTGCACAAGATACTCtttttgttgctatgggtatgtctatggttgctatgcaaatttgtgtttatatttgaaCGCTGGACTCATTGTTATCTTAGCAAAATGACACTtatatttggctgttgctgtggtacttagttgctaggcatatgtgtGTCAAttttagttgctaggcatatgtgtGTCAATTTTGAGGATGTTTTATAGCCACTTGCCTATCCatccctgttattatctttgcaatgatAAACCATATTTCACTGTTGCTTTGGGCATGGGCCTAAGTTGCTGGGTGAATATAATATccttgtttgtgtgtttttaacGGTAAGTCACTCTACTGTACCTGATAATATCAAACTACCATCAGCTGTTACATCAAGGGAGTTGATTGATTCTTTATGTCCCACCAAAGTGTTGAGAAGCTGTCCACCTGGTGGCGTCATGAATGGAAACGACGGCAGCAAACATAACGCTGGTGGATTTCTTGCCTGATCTAGAATGTCTTCAAATCCCTTTGGCTGATAAGATATAATGAAATTAAACATGTCAATGAATAAAAAGACTGTAGACCATGTGTTTATGTTGTCCCATGTATTTCCCTAGTGTAATTGCCAACTGTATGTTTTTGTCGTGCCATACAATATTTCACCATAGCATCACAGTAACTGTTGACTATGTTTATGTTGTACACTTAAATTATCCAAAGAACACAGACGCTTGTGTCATCAAAACCATACAACTAAAGTGTCCTGGCTGtaacatattaaaatgaacCAATAGTCTGATCTCATTTTGGGACAAGTTTAATATAAATGTCACCATGAATTCTaatgttgtcatcatcattgtgGTAAAGTCCAACTTTAATATTCAAACTGTTTTGATTTTCAAAGTTTATGAACAAACCTGTGATATTCTGGCCAGTATCTGTGGTGCTAGTTGTGCTGGGTCATGTTCCaaagcttcttgagatagttgTATAAGTTGTGCCATTGTATTCAACTGTTGGTCTTCGGGGTATTTTTTCAGTGCTTCTCGAAAATCTTCCCTTACACTCCTGTAACATGATAGTATATAATAAACAATAGGTGTAAGTCATAATTGAATAGGGAATGTGCaaacctgccatcttgaatgttgcatcatgggaaatatgataataaatatcaATTGTTCAACATTGTAAACCATATTGTTACATAGTTTGTAACCACAGCTAACTATTCTTAATTGAATTACTTTCTATATAATGATATGTTcaaaaagaaaaggaaaatataatatgatttCATGACATTCAAGATAAACACAATCAAATGGCCttgacaacatatttttttttttctctcttagTTACTAAAATGTCCATTTCTATATGAATGTCATTTAAATGTGAATGTCCTTATATGTTTTACAAGAAATGTACTTTTACTCAAATATACTGGAATATAGTATGCCACCTATTGCTAAAAGTTTACTTGTTTTTAATAATAGACGTGTGTGAGAAAAGCTTACCTTAGTGAAGTTCCTTTCATTTTCACATAAAGCCATTCCAAATTGCACAGAACATTTTGTTTTAGAGTGACTAACTGATCGCTTTCTATCAGATGGTGAGGAAGCTCACTCAGCTTGCGTAAATTGTACGAGGTCTCATCAAAAAGCAATGGTTGTGTTGCAACTAAACGGTCACTTACTCCTTTTTCTCCCTCTATATTGATGTAAGGTTTTTTGATTCCTTagaaaaaatccaaaaaaagaGTATTAATTGAAGGGTTAAATACATGccatttctgaaaaaaaatgaggaTTTATTGAAAAAAAGTCAATGAAGACATATACCATCATCTGCATTTAATTATCGTCCTCAACATGTGACCAAGTTCCAAGAAAGTCATGATTGAAAACATATCACCCATCTGCACAGAATTAACTCACCATACATATGACCAAGTTCCAAGAAAGTCATTGAAAACATACCAACCATTTGCACTGAATTACTCACCATGTGACCAAGTTCCAAGAAAGTCACTGAAAACATACTACCCACCTGCACTGAATTAAGTCATATCACTGTGTGACCTAGTTCCAAGATAGTCATTGAAAACATATCACCCATCTACACAGAATTAACTCACCGCGTGACCAGGTTCCAAGAAAGTCATGATTGAAAACATCTCACCCATCTGCACAAAATTAACTCACCATGTGACCAAGTTCCAAGAAAGTACTCAGCAAGAACGGAGTGTAACTTTTTTGCTATTTTGTCATCCTTAATGTAACGATCTCTTGCTGCTTCTATAAACTGTCTGTGATACCAGTTCATCACACGGACACCATCTGCTCCTCTGTCTACCAAATACTGTGACAATTCAGCTCGTATTCGTACCCATAGCAACGGAGGTAGTCGACGAATTGGAGGGGTCCAGTATTGATAGACGTCATTCAATACATCATCATCCAATGAGAGAAGGTCTTCAAGCTCATTTTCTGTCAAACCATTCTTGGCTAGAAAAGTCAAGGCAACATGttaacattgattgattgattgattgattgattgattgattgattgattgattgattgattgattgattgattgattgattgattgattgattgattgattgattggttggttggttgattgattgattgattgattgattgattgattgattgatattctACAATCAGAAAAGTAGACAGGAAATTAACAAACTGTTGGACGAGAATGCTGAATATTCACAtagcaatgaatattcatgactcttaactgcttattaccttcagataaatggttatgaatatttattgactatctaatacatgtatgtctgctaagtccAATGAGGCAGTAGTGGACACTAGGGAGAGTTCCTTCTTttcctcccctccccccccctttGGAATTATTCTTTGAGAAAAAAAACTATATACCTGCTGTCAGATAACCAAGGGCATGACTAACTAATAGTTCTCCATGGTTTGTTTCAACTCTTTCAAACAAATCAACGATTGCATCACGAACAGTGGTCTTGAGTTGATATTCTTCCGGTTTGCTGTATGAATGCCACCGACAAGCTTcatcaaatgatattttaagAAATAACGGCAAAGGACATTCTTGGCATGCCGATACTACTATTTCCATCTGATTTTCTGTCAACATCCTATTCTGGTTTGCAAACCACTTCTGAAGGATGTCCTGTGTATCCTTTATGCCTAGTTTCGGTACTTCCACAAAGTTAACTGTGTCTGCAATCAGCGACTGATGGAAATGAAATATAAGGAGTTTATTCAAAGACATTGTAGACTGGCATTCTGTTCCAGAAGATTTAAAAAGTTCACAATGCATGGTACAATTAACAAGATGGCTTATAAAATGACTATCTTTTCAAACAATCACCTGTAAATTGTTTATCTCTGTGTAATTATCAGCTGCAGCTGATAAATCATTGAGATATTTTTAAACTGATAATTTTACCATGTATTACTATAAttgatttgtatgtttttttaacaACTGTTACACCTCCTTTCAAAGTCATCTTGTACAGTGGTTTTCAATATATTCTATAATTCATGGAAGAAGACCAATGCTTTAAATAAAAGTGTATTAAAAAATGGTAAACtcacactagctgcaactggaatatttttttaaaaatcctaACAACAATTAAATTCACATAAAAATTTTCACTATATGACTTATAAAATGACATATTCTTTCTGTTAACTAATGATTGATGTTTCTGTAAACAGTATACAACCTGGTTGAAATCTTGAGGAAATGCTCGATTTTGAATTAGGCGCCATGTTGATTTCAGGCAGAAAGTTAATTACATGATCATGACCATAGAAATTCTGTCTTATGTGACTTAGATTTTAGTGTTATACTCCCAAAGATGACATGATATGCACATATTAGTCAAAATGACcaacattttattattattattatttctttgtttgtttcagGCCATCAAAATGTCtcataaaaacagaaaacatacagatacaaaaaaatcaaccagtcatacatttgtgtgtgtgtgtgtgtgtgtgtgtgtgtgtgtgtgtgtgtgtgtgtgtgtgtgtgtgtgtaacatctTTCTCAACATAgctgtatatattttcattctccatttatgatatattaaaatataaaaattaggattaagtatgtatatattaataataattcaGATTTAGTATGTTTATATTAATGATAATTAATATATCATACAATGGAGAATGAAAATCTATATAGTATTCACTCTTAATCCAAAACTATTCTTTCAGTCCAGAAATCTTGAACAACTAAGAAAACATCTTCAATAGATTTGACTACACACCTTAAGACGTGGATAATACTGATACTCATCCTCTGGTAGAGTTGAAACTATTATCTTCACATGTTTTGGTAGTTCAAtgggtaaccatgacaactgttGAGCTCCATCATCAGAATCTAACTGATCAAGTGAGTCCAGGAGAATCACCAGAGGGCGCTCCTTCGATGCTTTTGACATGCTGTCATGTAGGCTTCTAATCAGCAGTTTTAGGTCCTGGTTGCAACAAGTAATTTATAGAACATAAGTATTGAATATTTAGCTCATTATTATCTTATCGGATATGGTAGATTTTCTCCACAGCTATTCTTGTGAGCATCATCACAAAGGTCAAGTagaaattatcaatatatatatatcgaaatTGAAATAGCTTGATATAGTTACCTGTAGACCATTACAAATGTTTGTTGAATAAAATGTTATaagtaacataattatatgtattattatcagttttaaatgtttcatttagtAAAATTACCATCCGTGACCTGATCTGACCTCATGTTATATACACAGTATGCAAACACTTCATATGATATATGCACCAATTACAAGTTCACTTTCACTCCA
The genomic region above belongs to Glandiceps talaboti chromosome 8, keGlaTala1.1, whole genome shotgun sequence and contains:
- the LOC144439312 gene encoding NACHT domain- and WD repeat-containing protein 1-like yields the protein MGCGASAVSADSKTVKNGVKPPRGSVSNLKLTTTQRNIEKDLKDILEGDMCKDCPSNAKIVRIFTSSTFTDTQHERNALMERVYPKLKKYCQERGYEFQIVDMRWGVRDEATDDHMATELCLREVEECQKVSTGPNFVTFLSHKYGYRPLPRKIPSHELETIFLDVKEDERALIERWYQKDDNELPSMHILQAVSTNIPNIKSMDRVEKSEAKDLWWETMLKLRQIMYSAAEKKLGIEELEKYKISVTEQEIYQGILKSHDQERTSLWFHRVFTNVKMEKTNPILGRFIETEDVNGDDATPLLESLKTDKLKRILPESNVKTYTVKWADEGINPEDITDHKKYINKLCDDFENTIRDKISAGITERAQSDIMDPLYEEVTQHVAFCQTKCELFHGREDTLGLIEDYMKSNRQVPLVVHGPSGSGKTSVVAMAAKMARTWVDGKAVVVLRFLGTTPNSSNIRRVLYSLVQQIYKVFGDDTIIPQDLKLLIRSLHDSMSKASKERPLVILLDSLDQLDSDDGAQQLSWLPIELPKHVKIIVSTLPEDEYQYYPRLKSLIADTVNFVEVPKLGIKDTQDILQKWFANQNRMLTENQMEIVVSACQECPLPLFLKISFDEACRWHSYSKPEEYQLKTTVRDAIVDLFERVETNHGELLVSHALGYLTAAKNGLTENELEDLLSLDDDVLNDVYQYWTPPIRRLPPLLWVRIRAELSQYLVDRGADGVRVMNWYHRQFIEAARDRYIKDDKIAKKLHSVLAEYFLGTWSHGIKKPYINIEGEKGVSDRLVATQPLLFDETSYNLRKLSELPHHLIESDQLVTLKQNVLCNLEWLYVKMKGTSLRSVREDFREALKKYPEDQQLNTMAQLIQLSQEALEHDPAQLAPQILARISQPKGFEDILDQARNPPALCLLPSFPFMTPPGGQLLNTLVGHKESINSLDVTADGSLILSGDDAKSFRLWDSDSGFLIKHVETETDIKMVKFCNEDRHFAVSLESTIMVFRTDTLAKVHELEPYGEEPDTSSGIPFAVAGVKKDQIVVPCHRKVLTFEVLTGEQLRRILDLKLLREYYEDVCIVAKGNIVAYYNEMLDKRSSMLSVIDLSNKDRKADFVDVYPDVKIDEYGDEDRTSIGALAITGDERIIVSNYMDNHLKIYDAKSLELLKTFEGNKDDMSEGFIITPDDRYLLFPNSGNVCMWDLEKGERSYGLEHPNSVEKVVTVDGQIVITAGVDYLIRIWDNSKSDSIKDIERRDWKFHKGDKGKEMKSDKPMEKKSAKKGKKSGAEKLKEDQEAIVDLWNIPDDKRHVFMHTKQDKSHSYTVWDCNLQKPLQRLDEPPRTKSSTWHILNKELAILNENRRLKLVNYTSGKIIRVFKGKTSYGISAYIVNNKKEVITGTRHNRNLKLYNISTGDVITLLKHEENKSTKESKNVSDLKVKSDGKGCVAVTVREDEEQMLYVWDITKRKLRHVMQLPVETGRKKDEQPTIDLSESDVSSDEHFFCCTLYESNFKTCPIVWNLDAGTYMHKLSHDAAGEANKVLAVGSDKLLTSYWDDSKEIWLWSLSTGKPLIQLPGHRSLEIDSMLVTEDERRLVSHTQSSQEREFILWDLEKGERIAGFTLEETNDIRLVSNGDVIVVSANSIGSVVTFTLSGPGCEKLKISTDKSSTYKDMDDVIPLEQTDGAADEKEDPDDIDSDEDSVAGDSDDGDDDDDEAKDEFNDDDDDDTDDFKFSDEDGDEEETMGKDDDFKFSDDDDNEDDDNDKTEKANKKK